The genomic region GATTTCTATGAAGATGAGGTCGAGCAAGCTGTCAAAGCCCTCACTAGTATTATTGAACCAATTATGATTGTAGTTTTAGGTGGTATGGTTGGTACAATTCTCATTTCAATGTATTTGCCCATGTTTAAAATATTTGAAAAATTGGGTTAAGCGAATCGTTAGTAGTTAGCGATCTCTCTTGACCATTAACTACTAACTATTAATCGATGAAATTATGAGTATTAAAAAATCTTGTTATGAAGAGTGCTTAGCAGAGTATAGCGATCGCTGCTGGGCGATCGCCTTATTGAAGCAGCATCCTCCCTATTTAGAAATGCTTCCAAGTTTACGTCGCCCTCATGAAAGTGTCATTCCGATTCCTTTACCTATAATTCGGCTGCGACATCCTACATCAACTAGTAAAGAACGTCATGCGATCGAAGTTAGAGAAACGACTCTGTTACCCTGCGATGTTGCTTTTCTCATGTGCGATCCAGAGTGGAAAATTAAAACTGGAGTAGAAATTTTTCTATTTATTTATCGTCCAAATGAAGATTTTTCCGATTTTTTAGGACGCTGGCGACAAACTCAAGTTTTATTAGATAAAGAATACGAGTGGATTATGCCTCTTCCTTATCAACACATTTTTACTGAAGGAGCGAATAGCATTTATCCGCTATTTATTATCTTTCCCGAAACTCCAGAACGTATTAAAAGGGGTTTGCAAGGAGCTAGTTTACCTTTTATCGATCGCATTCCAACTTCAGTAGAAGATAGAGAAGAGGCATTTCCTGAAAATTCAGCTAGATGAAAGGAAATAGGAGATAGAAACTATCGAGGTAAAAACCATTGCATCATCTTTGCGATCGCGACTAATACGATTAAACAAACTAAACATGATTGCACAATTTGCCAACAAGTCTCTGCTTGTCGAGAAGGCAATCGCTGTCGATTAATTGTTACCAGTAGTTGCTTTTGCATATCAACACAAGGAACCCACTCCCTACGAGCAACCATCATTTGAGTGGGATGTAGAATTTGATAGCCGCAAGCTTGATAAAAAGGTACAGCCGTAATAGAAGCTTTCACAAATAACCATTGCCATCGCCGAAATATTGCTTCTCGTTCGATCGCCTGTAACAAGCACTTACCAATACCTTGTCGAGTCCATTTTGGATGGACGTACATTGCACTTACCGTACCCTGCATCAAAGCCGAAAAGCCTACAATCTCTTCGCCATACTCTGCTACTAAGACAACATCACCCCACGATTTTGCTCCATACACTTTTTTATCTTCTAGCAAAGCTTGAATTTGTGCAGGGTTATAATCAGCCGTACAAAGTTGCTGAATTGACTGACTATGCAACTGGATGATTCGATCGCGATCGCTAGTACGAGCCTGACGAATAGATATTTCTACTGAGGATGTTTCGTGCATTTAGATTTATGCATTCAAATTTGTGCGTTTAAAAATGTGGTAGGTGCATTAGCTTGGTATTCTTATTTTTCCCATCTATAGTGCGACGATCTCGATTATGTTTTTAGTCGCTGAAGCGTGCATTTGAGTTCCGATTTTTCTGAAGTTTCCGACTTTTGAATAGATCGGTTTCCCGACCTTAACCGACTGACAACTAGTTCTTTTACTTTTAAGCTATGAGAAACAGAGCCGAGATATTCTCCTTGATTCTCAAGCTCGTATCAGTAAGTGTATCTACATTTCCTCTATTGAAACAATCTCACTTCTCAGAAATCACATAGTAGATTATGTAAATTAATGCAGGAATCGACAACCTGAAATAAAGCTTGGTAGAAACTGACAATTTTCTTTGCGCCCTTGCGTCTTTGCGTGACATTATATCTATGAATTCTATACAATCTGAATTACCTACCGCTCTCAATCCTCAAAGATTACCCAAACATATTGCTGTAATTATGGATGGTAACGGACGCTGGGCTACTAAAAAAGGATTACCGCGTGTTGCTGGGCATCGCCAAGGAGCAAAAGTTTTAAAAGAGCTACTTCGCTGCTGTAAAGATTGGGGAATCGAAGCACTAACAGCTTATGCTTTTTCGACCGAGAATTGGCGACGACCTACGCAAGAAGTCGATTTTCTCATGTTATTGTTTGAACGACTATTACAGCGCGAATTAGCCCAAATGCAAAAAGAAGGAGTGCGGCTCTCTTTTATCGGAGATTTATCAGTATTACCTCAGTCTTTGCAAAGAAAAATAGAACGAGCGATCGCTCACACAATTAATAACACAGCTATCCACTTTACTGTGGCTATTAATTACGGTAGCCGCAAAGAGATTGCTCAAGTTTGTCAGCAGATTGCTTTACAAATTCAGCAACAAGAAATTGAGATCGAAGATATTGACGAAAACTCCATCGAGAAATATCTCTATACTGCTGGAACTTCTCATCCAGATTTATTAATTCGTACTAGTGGAGAAATGCGATTGAGTAATTTTTTATTGTGGCAAATGGCATATACAGAAATGTATTTTACAGATATTTTGTGGCCCGACTTCGATTGCACTGCCTTTCATCAAGCTTTACTCGCTTATCAAAACCGCGATCGTCGTTTTGGTCAGATTGCTTCCTAATTTTTGAGCGGTGGGCAATGCCCACTACTCCACAACGACTAGAAATTAGAAGAAATACCAATCCGATAGGTTAAACCAGGTTCGTAAATTCGATTGGATTTTTCATAGGCGCGATCGGCTAAGTTTTCTAAATAGACTGTTAATCCTAAATTCCTAGTAATTGGAATTCGCGCTCCTAAATCTAAACTTAACCAAGAGGGAGAGAA from Chroococcidiopsis sp. SAG 2025 harbors:
- a CDS encoding GNAT family N-acetyltransferase — protein: MHETSSVEISIRQARTSDRDRIIQLHSQSIQQLCTADYNPAQIQALLEDKKVYGAKSWGDVVLVAEYGEEIVGFSALMQGTVSAMYVHPKWTRQGIGKCLLQAIEREAIFRRWQWLFVKASITAVPFYQACGYQILHPTQMMVARREWVPCVDMQKQLLVTINRQRLPSRQAETCWQIVQSCLVCLIVLVAIAKMMQWFLPR
- a CDS encoding isoprenyl transferase, with amino-acid sequence MNSIQSELPTALNPQRLPKHIAVIMDGNGRWATKKGLPRVAGHRQGAKVLKELLRCCKDWGIEALTAYAFSTENWRRPTQEVDFLMLLFERLLQRELAQMQKEGVRLSFIGDLSVLPQSLQRKIERAIAHTINNTAIHFTVAINYGSRKEIAQVCQQIALQIQQQEIEIEDIDENSIEKYLYTAGTSHPDLLIRTSGEMRLSNFLLWQMAYTEMYFTDILWPDFDCTAFHQALLAYQNRDRRFGQIAS